The segment TCCTGCCGACCCCAACCATCGGCGCGGTGGGCCTTATTGGTGCGGGCGAAGAACCGATCCTGGGCTATGCCCGCGACGGCCATGTCGCCCTGTTGATCGGCCACACCGCCGGGCATCTGGGGCAGTCCGCCCTGCTGGCCGAGGTGTTCAACCGCGAAGATGGCGATGCCCCCGCCGTGGATCTGGCGGCTGAGCGGCGCAACGGTGATTTCATTCGGGCCGAGCGTGCGTTGATCGGCTGTTGCACCGACCTGTCGGACGGTGGTCTGGCGCTTGCCGCGTTCGAGATGGCCGAGGCGTCAGGCGTTGGCGTGCAAATCGACACAGACGACACTGCCGCGCTGTTTGGTGAGGATCAGGCCCGGTATCTGGTGGCCTGCGATTTCGACGCCGCAGAGGCGCTGATGGCGGCGGCGGGTCAGGCCGATGTGCCCGTGATCAGCGTCGGACGCTTTGGCGGCGACAGCGTACAGTTCGGCAAGACCTCGGCACCGCTCGCGGAACTGGCACAAATATACCGCGAGACATTTGGCGCGACCTTCGGCTGAACCTGAAATCTACGCCCTCTTTCAGTCATGGGAGAGGGTCACAGCCTGCCGTCTCAGTCGTCCAGCATCCGCATCAGCCGCATCTTTTCCCCCACATCGTCGGGCCGCGATATTGCGGTGGCCAGATCCTGTAGCGACTGGATCGAATGCCCGGCGCGGAAACTGTGAACATGCGGCAGCATCGCCCGGATCCCGGCAGCCTTGGGCGCAAACCCGTCCCAGCGCAGCAGCGGATTGAGCCAGATCAGCCGACGCGACGACAGATGCAGCCGCTCCATCTCACGCGCCAGCCCCCCGGCCGGATCGCGGTCCAGGCCGTCGGTGATCAACAATACCACCGCACCCTGCCCCATCACCCGCCGTGACCAGTCCCGGTTGAACGCATGCAGCGACGCACCAATCCGGGTTCCCCCCTCCCAATCCTGCGCTTCTGCCCCGGCGGCCTTGAGCGCGGTATCGACATCCCGCGTCGCCAGATGGCGGGTGATGTTGGTCAGCCGTGTGCCAAAGGTGAAGGCGTGGACTTTGGCCCAGCCCGCGCCCTTTTCATTCGCCACGGCATGCAGGAAATGCAGCACCATACGGCTGTATTGCGACATCGACCCCGAAATATCGCACAAAACCACAAGGTTGGGCCAACGCGGTCGCGGCGTGGTATGAGCAAAGCTGCGAAGCTCGCCTCCGTGCCGCATCGCTGCGCGGATCGTGCGCCGCCAGTCCGTGTGCCGTCCATTCACTGCGGCCATCCCCCGGCGCGACGGGATCGGTTTGACCGGCAGGCTGAGCCGCGCCAGCATGCGCTTGGCCTCGGCAACCTCGGCGGTCGACATCTGCTCGAAATCGAGGCTGCGCAGCTTTTCCTCGGCGGACATCGTCATCGAGGCATCGACCTCGATCTTTGTCTCATCCTTACCGCTTTCTGGCGGTTCGGGGATATCTGGCGCCTGCCCGTCCAGCAGCGCCTCGGCGGCACGCTTCTCGGCTGCCTGCGCCAGCTTTTCCTCTTGAACGCCCCGGATGGCGGGCAACATCATCGACATCATATGCTCAAGATAGCGTGGATCGCGCCAATAGAGCCGAAAGATCTGGTTATAGACCGTACGATGTTCTGGCCGGTTCACGAAACAGGCATGCAACGTCCAGTAAAAATCAACCTTGTCCGAAAAGCCCGCCGCCTCAACGGCGCGCACGGCGTCAATGACCCGACCGGGCCCCACCGGAAGACCGGCCCGACGCAAAGCGCGTGCAAAATGGGTGATATTGTCTGCCAGTCGCGGCGTTTCGGGGATGTCCAATGGCGCGTATTCGGGCAATTTATGCGGTCCTCCCGTCTCGCTAAGAGAGCGATGCTTATTTCAGCTCACCTTAAAAGGGAGCCTGTGTTACAGTATATGGACTATATTTTGATTCGAATTTCATTGCCATTGGACCCTTGGCCATGTTTCCAGTTCAATTTGCCTCTGCCATTATTGCGATATTTACTGCAATTGTCGGATATTACGTGACAACGGTGGTCGAAGAGATCCGCTCTGGCACTGCGATCATCTATGACGCGCGACGGGTGAACGACACAGTGAACGGGTCGACAGAAGTGGTCGCCGTTCTTGACGTCAAAAACGTCTCGCGCTCTGCAACGGTCAAAAACCTCTACATTGGCATCAAATGCCTTGAAAATAAGCCGGCCTGCTTTCAGGGCGCTGGACCAGCGGCGATTAAACAAGAGGTACTCTTTGCGCCCATTGCTGGCAAAGTGACCTACAAAATGGTCACGCCAGTTGTCGCCGAAATAAGGGTGTCGCTGGTTCCCGGAGCAAAGGTATCGATGCGATATTTTGCTAACCCGAACAATACATCGGACATGATATTTATATATTATCCTGATAGTGTCGCTGGCGATGTTTCGCAATCCGAGCCAACGCTCGTCCAGGCAATCAAGACTGCGCTGAATCCGCCCGCCAGTCCCTCCAGAACACCGGTTTTTCTTGAACAAGGCGGCATTACCGCCCTGCTGGTTGAATATTACTTTGTCGTCATGGCCTGGGCGATGTCCGCAGCAATACTGTTGTTGGGTGCAACCACTGTGTTCTGGGCGATCCATTCTCTTGGCGCTGGCCGAAAAAAACCAACGGAGACTGAAGATGTTCAAAAAATTTCTGTCGATCTTGTTCTTCGGACTTCCGATCCCAGCCTCTAGCGAGGTCGTGCAGGTTTGGGTCATGGTCGACTATCTGTCCGCCCCCTTCCCGATCGACAGCAGGATCGAGGTCTTCAAGAATGGGCAACTGATGGGAAACGTCAAAGGCCAGCAGACCGGCATGTTTAGGTACACCTTTGACCTCGACACCTGTGAAGGTGACATTCGGTTCCGCGTTATCTCGGACAGCCCTGCGTTCAAGATCGACCCGGAATATTATGACTGTAAGTCGCCGGATGTTATGGTCATGGCCGAGATAAGCACCATCTACGCGTCTGTTGAAGTCGACGCCCAACCCCAGACTTCGGGCATTTACACACAGTGGATAAATACAGCGCTGACAACAGACCAGGCGGTCCTTGCTGCCATGGGCGCCCAAGCGAACGGCAATCAGATCGCGATATTTCAGGCACTTTCAACCGGCGACATGGGTGAAGTCGCGTTTTATGCCAATGAAAACGCAGCCCTTGCACGAAAGGCCGCCCAGACATCGGCTGCGCTTGGATATGCCACACTCAGCTACGATTCGGGCTATCGCGCCATGGGACTCGATCCTGAATCGGCAGTGCCGCTGGTGATGCTGGATGCCTCGCAGAACAACATCCCGGTACTGACCGATGCGGGTGGCGCGATCCTGCAAAAATTCAACCAGACCGCGGTCACGACATCATCGGTGCAATGGACCGGCGCGACGACGCGGGCGCTGCGTTTCATCCCCGCCGATCCGCAACAGACCGGGCTGCTACAAATCGATTCCGCCGAACAAGCCGCCAGACTTGTTTTTGACCCCAGCGGTCGGGCCTTGCTGCCCGCACCGGACAGCTGACGCACTGGCGTTACCCCGACGTGACCAAATTTGTTTTGGCCTCGTCCAGCAGACGCTTAGCCTCTGAGCCTTGGATTTTCTGAATGTCGTCCTGATATTTCAGGATTGCGCCCAGGGTGTCGCTGATCACCTCGGGCGAGAGGTTGATCACATCCAGCGCAAGCAGGCATTTGGCCCAGTCAATCGTTTCCGCGACGCCGGGCTTCTTGAACAGATCCTCGGTGCGCAGGCGTTGGACAAAGGCTACGATCTCTCGGCTCAGATTTTCGGCGGCTTCAGGGGCGCGGCTGTGCAAAATCTCGATCTCGCGATCAAAGGTCGGATAGTCGACCCAGTGATACAGGCAGCGGCGTTTCAGCGCATCATGCACCTCGCGCGTGCGGTTCGAGGTCAGGATCACGATCGGCGGCTCTGGCGCTTTGATGGTGCCAAGTTCGGGGATCGTGACCTGGAAATCCGACAGCGCCTCCAGCAGGAACGCTTCGAATGGTTCATCGGTGCGGTCAAGTTCGTCAATCAACAGTACCGGCGCACCGCCGGGTTGCGGGCGCATCGCCTGAAGCAACGGACGCTCCACCAGAAACTCGTCCGAGAACAGTTCGGTCTTCAGGCTTTGACGATCCGCACCACCCGACGCCTCTGCCGTTCGGATGGCAATCATCTGGGCGGGAAAGTTCCACTCATACACAGCCGACGCCGCATCCAGTCCTTCGTAACATTGCAGCCGGATCAGACGTCGATCCAGCGTAGCCGCCAGCGCCTTGGCGATCTCGGTCTTGCCGACACCCGCCTCACCCTCAAGAAACAAGGGCCGACCCAGCTTGAGCGACAGAAACACCACGGTGGCCAGGGGCCGTGCGCAGATATAGCCGGACTGCGCCAGCAGGCTTTGAACCGCGTCGATGTCGGGGGGGATGGTCATGGTCTCTCCTTGCTGAGCCCTGTCTTGCTGCACTTCGCATGCGATAGGGTCAATAGGTCAAAAGTCGCATGGCCCCGGTGTAAAAGCCGCGAAAAAGCCCCGAAAGATTGACGCAACGGCGCCAAAATGCCATCATTTCATCTGGAAAATCATGCTACGCGGGACCAACCCCGAGCAAGAGGCAACACCGCAGTGAACACGACCCTGGATTCGGCGCGGACCTGATTATGCGCATTACCGCTGTCACCTGCGTCAAAAACGAAGGCCCGTTCCTGCTGGAATGGATCGCCTACAACCGGCTGATTGGGGTTAGTGATTTCCTGTTCTATTCCAACGATTGCACCGACGGCACCGACCGGCTGCTCGACCGGCTGGCGGCCTGTGGTCTGGTGCACCATTTGCCCAACCCCGCCAAGGGGCGCAACTACCAGATGGAGGCGCTGCAACACGCCGCCAGACAGAACATTGTGCGTGATGCTGATTGGGTCTGGGTCGCGGATGTCGATGAATTCCTGAATATCCACACGGGCAACAACAGCATTCCCGCACTGATCAACGCCTGTGGCGATCCGCAGGCGATCAGCGTCACGTTCCAGTTCTTTGCCAATGGCGGCGTCACCACGTTCAAAGACCGGCCAGTGATTTCCCAATTCACTCACAGCCACAACCCAGATTTGTGGTGCGCGGACTTCGCGATAGAGGTCAAGACACTGGTTCGCACAGATTTTCCGCTACAGTATTTTGGCGCGCATCGCCCGTTCTTTCGCAATGATCTGCCAGAGCAGCAGCAACCGGTCTGGACCGACGGGTCGGGACGTGCGGTGCCCGCAAAATTTCGCGTTGCCGCCAACCCGCGCAGGCTCCGCAAATTCCCGGCAGCCGGGGCGCGTGAACATGCGACGCTGAATCATTATGCGCTGCGTTCCCTCGACAGTTATCTGGTCAAGAATGACCGCGGGGATGTGAACCGCGCGGGCCGTGCCTTTGACGACACGTATTGGCGCGAACGCAATGATCCGGCGTGGAAAGATCTGTCAATCCGCCGCTACCTGCCATCGCTTGAGGCCGCGATAGCGGACCTGAAATCCGATCCAGAACTTGCAGCATTGCATCAGAATTGCGTGCAGTTGCATCGCAACAGGTGCAGCGAACTCAGGGCACTGCCCGCCTATGCGGCGATGTACGCGCAACTGCATGATGCCCCGGCCTCTCCTCCCGGCGAGGTCGATTTGATGCAGGATTTGGGGCTGATGCCATGACCTGCCGCGTCATCAACCTTGGCCTGCCGAAATCCGGCACCACGACGCTGGCACGTGCGTTGGAACAGGCCGGTCTGCGCGTGGCCGATCACAAGATCCGCCGGGGCCGCAATCCTGACCTTGCGATTGCCGGATCTTACGTCGCGCGGCAGCTTTATGACGGATATTTTCGCTCGGGCGATCCGCTCGAACGACTGGGCGGGTTTGATGCGCTGACCGAAGTGTCGGTACTGACGCGGGATCTGTGCCTGTGGCCGCAATGTGATTTCGGGCTGATCACGGCGCTACGTGAGCGCCACCCGGATCTGCGGTTTGTGGCATCGTGGCGCGCGCCACGGTCGCTGTCCGGCAGTATGTTGCGCTGGTCCAATCTGGGCACCGATCGTTTGCCCCAGGGTCAGGTGCCTGGCCTGCCGCGCGGCTTTGGCGAAACCACGCTAGAGCGGGTGCAGTGGATCGAAGCGCATTACGCCTTTTTACGAATGATGTTCAGGGATGACCCCCGGTTTCTGGAATATGATGTTGCAGATCCCGAGGCACCGGAAAAGATCGGTGCGCATCTGGGCCTGACGCTGCCGTGGTGGGGTAAGGCGAATGAAAACACCGGCATGCCAGCGACACTGATCAGGCGCGGTTTGGCCTGATGCGAATCTGCGTTCACATCGGTCCCGACGCGGCGACTACGGACCGGCTTCAGCGGGTGCTGGACGGCGCGCGGGCGCAAATGCTGGCGCAGGGGGTGCTTTATGCCCGCTCGCCCGGTGCGCGCAATCACACCCGGATCTTTATGGCGGTCAACATGCCAGCCGAGGTCGACAGCCTGCGACACATACGCGGGTTCGCGACACCTGAAAAACAACAACAGCTGCACGACGCCGTGGCGCGCGAACTGACGGCTGAAGTAAGGAAGACCCGGCCAAAGACCCTGATCCTGTCGGCGCATCAGTTCGGGACGTCACTGCCGTCGCGCCCTGCGATCAAACGTCTGCGCGATCTGCTGCGCCCTCTGTCGGATGATATCCGCATCGTGGCGCATATGGACGAACCGGCGCGGCTTGTGGTTCGGCGCTACGCCGCGCAAGTGTTTGAGGGGCGGAGTCGCGGGCTGGATCTTGAGCTGGGGATGACGAATGTTGGCAATTGGTGGGATGCGGCCTTGGCCACCTGTCCTGCACCCGATCCGCGCCGCGGACAATTTCCCGATGTGCAGGGCGCCAGTCACTGGCTCGACCTGCCGCGACTGGTGGCGGAATGGGATGCCGTTTTCGGCATAGGTGCAACGCATCTGCGCAGTCGCCCGTTCGGGCTGTACTCCGCCGACATCGGCTCTGAGGTTCGCGACGCTTTTGATCTGGGCTTCGCTCCCATCGCCGAACAGGTCCGCGCGCCGATCCGGCCATCAGCCGCGTGGCTCGCGCGCGCACGCCAGTTCAACGAAGCGGTACAACGGTTTTTGACCGCCCGGCCTGATTTCAATATCCCGCGCCCGCTCTGGCGCACGTTTCTGACTGACATGAAGGTAACGGGCACACCAATCGATCCCGGCCATCTTGCGCTGATATCACAGCGGTTTGCGCGTGATATCACGCAGCTTGCCACGCAGCATCCGGGGTTGGATGTTGGTCGGATGACCGCAAGACCTGGCCTGTGCGACTGGACCGAAGCTGACCCGAAGTTTGGCTTTCGCGCCACGCAATACCTGCTGGCCTTTCAACCGAGAATCCGCGCGGCGAAGCCCAAGAGACCAGATCAGGCAAAAACGCCGCAAATGCCATCAGCTCCA is part of the Puniceibacterium sp. IMCC21224 genome and harbors:
- a CDS encoding glycosyltransferase family 2 protein encodes the protein MRITAVTCVKNEGPFLLEWIAYNRLIGVSDFLFYSNDCTDGTDRLLDRLAACGLVHHLPNPAKGRNYQMEALQHAARQNIVRDADWVWVADVDEFLNIHTGNNSIPALINACGDPQAISVTFQFFANGGVTTFKDRPVISQFTHSHNPDLWCADFAIEVKTLVRTDFPLQYFGAHRPFFRNDLPEQQQPVWTDGSGRAVPAKFRVAANPRRLRKFPAAGAREHATLNHYALRSLDSYLVKNDRGDVNRAGRAFDDTYWRERNDPAWKDLSIRRYLPSLEAAIADLKSDPELAALHQNCVQLHRNRCSELRALPAYAAMYAQLHDAPASPPGEVDLMQDLGLMP
- a CDS encoding VWA domain-containing protein; the protein is MPEYAPLDIPETPRLADNITHFARALRRAGLPVGPGRVIDAVRAVEAAGFSDKVDFYWTLHACFVNRPEHRTVYNQIFRLYWRDPRYLEHMMSMMLPAIRGVQEEKLAQAAEKRAAEALLDGQAPDIPEPPESGKDETKIEVDASMTMSAEEKLRSLDFEQMSTAEVAEAKRMLARLSLPVKPIPSRRGMAAVNGRHTDWRRTIRAAMRHGGELRSFAHTTPRPRWPNLVVLCDISGSMSQYSRMVLHFLHAVANEKGAGWAKVHAFTFGTRLTNITRHLATRDVDTALKAAGAEAQDWEGGTRIGASLHAFNRDWSRRVMGQGAVVLLITDGLDRDPAGGLAREMERLHLSSRRLIWLNPLLRWDGFAPKAAGIRAMLPHVHSFRAGHSIQSLQDLATAISRPDDVGEKMRLMRMLDD
- a CDS encoding MoxR family ATPase, with the translated sequence MTIPPDIDAVQSLLAQSGYICARPLATVVFLSLKLGRPLFLEGEAGVGKTEIAKALAATLDRRLIRLQCYEGLDAASAVYEWNFPAQMIAIRTAEASGGADRQSLKTELFSDEFLVERPLLQAMRPQPGGAPVLLIDELDRTDEPFEAFLLEALSDFQVTIPELGTIKAPEPPIVILTSNRTREVHDALKRRCLYHWVDYPTFDREIEILHSRAPEAAENLSREIVAFVQRLRTEDLFKKPGVAETIDWAKCLLALDVINLSPEVISDTLGAILKYQDDIQKIQGSEAKRLLDEAKTNLVTSG